From Gracilimonas sp.:
ACCGGGGACAAATGAAATCATAGCCGGCCAATCTTTAGTATCGAATAAATCCTTACTGATAATAGCTGCGATGGCTGTTGTACAACCATGCATTATGGCTGTGCCGAATCCCCGTACAAACCAGGTGATCAAAGTAGCATCTTCTAATGCTCTAAGGTAATACAGGTTTTCAATAATGGCGAATCCGGCTCCTACAGCCAGGCCAAAAATTGCTGCATCTACCATAAACCCGACCCTACGAGTCACAATCAGAAAAATGACAGGGAGAAATTTTAAAAACTCTTCACTAACCGGCGCTATATACCTGGATAACGCCGCTCTGTCAATACCTGTATTATTCAGAATGGTTCCATGAAACAGTACGGTTATACCGGCTATTAAGAATCCAAAGAGAATGGTGATTATCACTTCTCTTGTTTTTATAAGCTGAAAGCTGTCAAGCATCCACATGCCAATCAGAAAAATGACTATGGGCAGAAGGGCAAAACTAAACTCTAAAACCTGAATCATGCTTGCAAATTTTATTTTATCTCATCAATCTTAATGAAATCATCAGTTCATCACTGCGGGTGCCGGCAATATCGTTCCAGGCAGAGGCATAACCTACTGAAAAGGTAGATTCAAGTATAGAAATGACGGATAACCTGAAGTCTAACTGCGCCCCGGCGTTGTAATATCGTTGCAAAAAGGTATCATCATCTATGTTGGTGAGTAATCCTGTGGTAAATAGATTAAGTTGTGCCCAGTTAGCATATAGGTTCATAAAACCGGCCCTTTTAAATCGCACAGGTGGGAGGGACCATTCCACCATCAGTTTTCCATAATTGGTACCGCCAATCTGGTTCAGATCCGCACCGGGAAAAGCCTGCGGCGATCGGTATCTTTTACTGGGTTTGTAATCAATCCAGTTGTTACCAAATCCTCCAAAATAGAAGTTGCCAAGAGGTTCCCTTCTGGGGGAAAATGAAATTCCTGCCGAAGACCTTAGCCAAATGGAAGAGTGGTGAATAGGCAATGCAATTCCATAGTCCAGATTTTGATTTACCCTTGGGAATAAAGTGCCTTCAACATAATTGTGATAGGTCTGCAGCTCCCAGCTCCATCCTTTTTCATAATCCACTGCTCCTAATGATGCCAACATGGCTTTATAAGATAAACTGCCCGAAAGAGATACGAATTCAGAAAAAGAGGTAATTACATTCTGGAAACTTGGCAGTCGTTCCATCCCACCATAGTAAGCGGTACTTAAATCAGCCGTAAGCGTTTTATCAACCTCGTCCATCAGTTGAAAATTTCTTCCCAATCCAATGGAATACCCTTTTCGTGATTGTTTGGTAGGGCCAAAAAGGTCATAGAAATCGGCTCCGTTGTAGTTACCGAAATATCTCCACTTTTGAGCTTCATAAGAAAAAGAAGCATGGAATCTTTCATCACCAGCCAAGCTGGAATATGGGGAATACGATATTGCAATTCCCAAATTGTGAAACCTGAGTGGGTCGTTGAAATTGAATCGCATTCCGGCCGCGGCATAATCCTTGAATCCCTGAATAATTGGGTAGGCAGAGGTCAAAGCCATGTTGGAGAAAGGTGTGTAGTCCGATTGTCCGGTACGTAACTCATCCACGTTATACTTATCGGGCGAAGGAGGGGGAAGCATCCAGTCTATAACAACGGGGTGCTTTTCAACTATTTCTTGCCCAAGAAAATTAATGGCACTTACTCTTTCAGCAGGCTTATTCTCAATGAGTACAGGTAAGAAGCCTTTTCCTGTATATTCGAATGCCATGAGGGTGTCATCCGTAATGGGAATTGGTTTGAAATAACCGGTTTCTACATTGGTAAGCCATTCCATTTGATCGTTTTCGATGTCATATCTGGTAATATTTGATACACCGGAGTAATAGCTGGAACCAAACAAGAACTTTCCATCTTCAGAAAACTTAAAGCTGGCGGGTGAACTCACTTCGAAATCATAGATTTCCTCAGGCTCAAATTTCCCCTGCATTAAAGAGTCGGTACTCATCATGACCAGCTTTTGCAAGCCTTGCACATCACCGATAGCCGCACTCAAATACTTTCCGTCAGGAGAGATATCGATATCAAAGAGGTCTTCTCCATAAGGCATGGAATGGACTCGGTTCCATTCTGTATAAGGCTCAGGGATGCGAATCAAGGATACAATGCCATTTAAATGCCTGACTCCCCAAAGCGATCGGTCATTGGGATTGAACACCAAATCTCCGGTGCGCAGATCTTTTATCAATTGCCTTGAGTTGCCGGTCTCGATATTTACGGCAAATAAATCACGCCAGCCGTTATTATCGTTGGTATAGAATATCGTTTGGCTGTCAGCATCATAGGCTAATGAACTGACAAAGTAGAGAGCAGAACCATTAATATCTGCAACACGCTCCATTTCCCCCGTTTTTGGATCTAACAAAGTGATATGTGCAATCTGGCCCGGTAGATCAGCTGCAAAAATAATTTTATTCAATTCTTTGGCATAGATAGCTGAAGACACACCTCCAATAGGGGTTTTTGAGAGTACTTTTCTCTGCGTAACCGGATTCCTTCTGATGTTAGCCAGGTTATTTCGCTGCCACTCTTTTTCCCATTCTATCCATTCTGACCATTCATCATCTAATGAATTCCCATAAACCTGCTCGAATTGTCGGGCATAAAATCGTTTACTGTCGTCATCCCGGGACACCCACTCAAGCAAAGATTCCGGTCCATATTGGTGGGACAGGTAAGCCATAAAGCGGGTGCCATACATGTAGGAATTTGCACCGGCTTCAAAGTCGGTAGTAGTGCCTTCTGACTCCAGCCCAACGGCATCATAAATATAGGAAGAGTCGCGCACCATGGTCCGGAACATCATTTCGTCATATGCGCCCATCACTCGTCCGATGCCGCCCGACATCCACGTGGTCATATACTCAGCAATACCTTCATGGTACCATCTTGGGGAAAAAATCCTGGGCACCGTCAGGTAGCTGTATAGCATAGAAACGGGGTTGTCCCGATCAGGGAAAACTTTACCGGCAAACAGTTTACGATAAAAACGATCAGCTGAAGATGATTTTTCCTGAGCGATTATATGAACCAACTCGTGCTTCATCAGCACACCTATTCGTTCATTAGCGGGGTTGGTCTCGTATGCATAATGGAAGGGAGCTATTCCCATCAAAATCACATTATTAGGTACGGCTGAGGCACCACCCTGCGCAAAGTCACCAAAATCGGACATTATCACGGTTACCGGCTCAGTAACCTGGTAGTTGAACTTATCTTTATGGAAATCGAGTGCGTTGGTGTAGCTTCGGATTGTGTGGTTAATGAGGTATTCGTGCCCGAAATTGTAATAAACAAGGTTCAGGTCTTCCGTTTTTACCGTTTTATACTGCCCGAAGGCAAAGGATTGACATAATAAGAGTGTGACACCCCCAAGAATAAATTTGCTTACATAACCCAAAATGTACTCCGTTAATTTTTTGTTAACCCCGCACCTATTTAATCAACCCTGACTTAAAAAACAAAAGAATGACCCCGATTAAAGGGCCATTCTTGATTTGCCGCAGCAGTTAGCTTCTATGTTTGAATAATTGGATGAGGTTTAAAGCCTTTGATCAAACTCAGGGCTTGCAACCATTCTATGGAAATTAGGATTGGCCATCAGTCGGCTGAAATTAGGGCTTGCCATCAGCTGGTTGAAATTTGGACTGGCCATCAATCTGCTGAAATCCGGGCTTGCCATTAGTTGGTTAAAACTTGGACTGGCCATAAGCATGCTGAAATTCGGACTGGCCAGTAGCTGATTGAATTCAGGGCTTGCAGCAAGTCGGCTGAAGTCAGGACTTGCCATTAACTGGCTGAAGTTCGGGCTTGCCATCAGTCGGCTAAAATCCGGACTGGCCATCAATCTGCTGAAGTTCGGGCTCGCCATTAACCGGCTGAAGTTCGGACTTGCGATAAGTCGGCTGAAATTCGGGCTGGCCATTAGGCGGCTGAATTCCGGACTGGCAACCAGACGGCTGAAATCAGGACTGGCGATAAGCCTGCTAAAGCCCGGGCTGGACATGAGATTGTTAAATCCAGGACTTGCAACCAATCTGTTAAAATCAGGATTCGCCATTAACTCACTGAAAGTCGGGTTCGACATCAGGTTGCTGAAATCAGGACTTTCCATCAAACGGTTAAATTCCGGGCTTGCTGCAAGCTCATTGAAATTGGGAGCAGCGGTTAATCTGTTAAAATCAGGGTTTGCCATTAAGCGGCTAAAATTAGGACTGGCCACCAAACGACTGAAATCAGGCGATGCTAAAAGCCGACTAAAGTCAGGGCTGGCCATTAACGAGTTGAAAGAAGGATTAGATGATAGTCTGTTGAAGTCAGGGCTGGCAGTAAGCAGCTTAAACTCCGGTGATGACATTAACCCATTAAACTCGGGGCTAGCAGCCAGTTTGCTGAAATCCGGGCTGGCAATCAGTTCATTAAAGTTTGGGCTGGCCAATAACTGATTGAAGTTAGGACTTGCCATCAGTTGGCTAAAGGAGGCATCTGACATGAGCTGAGAAAAATCAGGACTTGCTATCAGTTGATTGAATTCCGGACTTGCAAAAAGCTGGTTAAAGTCAGGACTGGCCATTAGCTGGACAAAAGCTTCATTTTGAGAGAGCTTCTTTAGTTCACCCGATTCTACCAAGTCGATAAAAACATCGCTTTGTAAAACCTGCTGAAATTCTTCGTCATCCAGAGAAATATCTGCATGCGTCATTTGTGTTCCACGATACCTTTCGGCACGTTCAACCGGATCTCCTCCTATTGTCCCGCTTACATCACTTTGATTTGGTTGTGGCATTCCGGTAATAAAAACCACCAAAAGAGCAACGGCAGCTCCTACAAGCGCAGAGGCTATATTTTGACCCGAAAATAGTTTGTTTGATTCAGACATAGTGTCCCCATTATTATGTTTATGATTGATGTTAGAATTAGATTGTACCCCGTAAACCCATGATTCATTTACTATTTCTTGTTGTACCCGGGCTGAGATGGACTCAGAAGGATCGATTTCCGATCCAAGTTTTTTAATGTTTTTTGAAATTTTAAATAGATCGTCATAAAGAGCTTTTGCTTCCTGGTCTTCTTCCAGTATTTTTTTCACTTTCAGGCTTTGTTCTGCCGAGTTTTCCCCGTCAATTTCAGCCTGAATTAAGTATATAAGCTCCTGTTCCATCTAATTTCTACTGTCGAATTGGTATTGTTTACTTTAAGTACACCACAAATTGGAAAAAGTTGGTAAGTTTTTGTATCCCGATAAAAAATTGATATAAAAAGTAGCTAAAGCAGTTTTTCGCGCAATTGAATTCTTGCCGTGTATAATCGCGATTTTACTGTTTTGGGTTCTATGTCCAAAATACCCGCAATTTCTTTATAGCTTAGTTCTTCGAAATGTCTTAATTGGATTACAACCCGATAATCTGTAGGCAGCTCACCAATACATTTCGCCAGAATTCTGTTTTCTTCTTTTTTTAATAATTTCAAATAGGGATTTTCCCCGCTGCTATGATACAGTGACAGGCTGGAATGTGTTTTTTTGTTTCTTAGGTGATTAAGAGACTCATTTACCATTATTCGATACAGCCAGCTGTAAAATTTAAAATCAGGGTTGTAGGTATGCAGCTTTTTCCAGCACTTCAGAAATCCAGTTTGGGTTATATCTTTGGCTGTATCTGAGTTTTTAACAATACCCCATGCTGTTCTGTACATCTGGCGCTCATAACGCTTTACCAAAAGGTCAAAAGCACTATTGTCCCCATTCAGACAACGTTTGATAAGATCATAGTCACCTACATCAGCCATAACATGTATTAGTTAGGAAAATGCTTTCAGTCGTTGAAAGCTGTAATAAAGGCCTGCTTTACAGGCCGCGCCTTACCTAATCGATTAAATCGAATACCTGATCAAGGCGGGTAAATTTGAAAATATCTTTAATATGGCTGTTCAGGTTTTTTAACCTGAGCGAGTGCCCGTTTTCATTCAGCCTGTGGTTTGTTTTTACCAACACCCCTAACCCCATGCTTGAAATGTATTTTAATTCCCCCATATCTATGGTCAAAGTCTCTTCATGCTCAGAAAGCTTATCAGAAGCAATGCTTTCCTGACTTGCACTAAACTCACCAATAAACTTTAACTCGTTTTCACTTACTTCTTCAATCTTCAGCATGTAAAAACCCTAAATCAATTTTGTGATTGTAATGGTTGATATCCCGTTCCGATGAACAAACTTGATATCATCCATAATTTCTTTAACCAGGTGAATACCCAATCCCCCGGACTTTTTTTTCCTGAAATATTCCTCAAAGTCAACGCCTTTCGCTTGAGTTATATCAAATGGCTTTTCTTCAAAATCACTCAGGCTTAATATAATCTTACGATTCTTTTTTTCAACTATTAGTTTAATATCAAACTCTGCATTCGGGTTATGGCGCACCATGTTCATGAAAATTTCTTCAACAGATAATTCAATCTTTCGTTGATCATTTTCGTCAACTTCATAACCAGCCCAGTTTTGTTTAAGGAAATCGAAGATATTATCTAATTCACTCGTATCCCGTTTGAAAGTGCCCATACTTTTCATAAGCAGAGATGTCAAAATTATACCACCCGGAAAACCTTAATATGAGAGTGTATATATAAAATTATTGCATAAAATGTACTCTAAATAATACATTGAGGTGTTAATGAGGGCTTGTAACTTGTTTGCCTTGTAAACAGAGCTCTTGCCCGGGTTCTGAACTATGATTTACAGGATTAACGGATCCGCTGAATAGTATTTACTCTGAAGTTTTGATAAGTGCCCGCACTGATGCTCTGCGTAGGAGCGGATGGTTTTTCGTAAAAAATATTTCTACTTGCAGAACTGTTTCAATTTTCCAGATGTTAGCTAACCAAACAACATGAAATTTTTAGGTACAGAACATTGACGTTTGTAACACGCAGAGCCCATTTTAATGCCGCTCACCGGCTTCATAATCCCGACAAGAGTGAGGAATGGAATCGGGAAACTTTTGGTAAGTGTAACCTTCCAAACTGGCATGGCCATAACTATATAATTGAGGTTACCGTAACCGGTGAGCCTGATCCGGAGACGGGGTACACCATTGATCTTGGTAAATTAAAATCCATTATAAAAGAGAAGGTTCTGGATCCCTGCGATCATAAAAACCTGAACCTGGATGTGGATTTTTTGCAGGGAATCATTCCCACAACAGAAAATCTGGTTCGTGCTTTTTTCGACGAATTGCGCCCCGATGTAGAAGCCGCCTGTTCCAAAGACGGAAAGTTGTACAAGGTTAAGCTGTACGAAACCGAACGAAATATTGCCGAATATTGTCCGTACAGAGGACTATAACAGACTATTCATCATTAGCAGTTAGAGATATGATTAAGAATGAAATACAACGATTTTATGACCCTACCTTCACGGTAACGGACGAATACAAAGAATCCCTGCCCGATTTACAAAACGGTCCGGCTTCTTTAATTGAAGGGGCAAATGTCCCAATACAGCAGGTGGGGATTTCCAATTTCAAGCTTCCGCTTAAATTCAGAAGAAGAGAGGGCGAACCTATAACGCTTGAGGCTTCTGTAGATGGTTACGTAAGTCTTGAAATGGATAAGAAAGGGATTAACATGAGTCGGATCATGCGCACCTTTTATAAGTTTCAGGATAAGGTTTTTCATCTCGACCGACTTGAAGAAATTTTACGGGCATACAAAGATGATTTAGAAAGCCAGGAATCATTTTTGAGAGTCAGCTTCAACTATCCGCTGCTCAAAGACAGTCTGCGTTCCGACATGAAAGGGTACCAGTACTACAAGGTTTCCTTTGAGGGACGGCTGGACAACTACAATCAGTTTCAGAAATACATGCACCTCGATTTTGAGTACAGCAGTGCATGCCCGTGCTCGTACGAGTTGTCTGAACATGCTCGTGAAACCCGTGAAGTAGCTGCCATACCTCACAGCCAGCGAAGTGTGGCTAATGTGACGGTAGCGCTGAAGGATGAGTTTTTCGTAGAGGATTTGGTCAATATCTGTCGCACAGCCCTGCAAACCGAAACACAGGTTATGGTGAAAAGGGAAGACGAACAAGCGTTTGCAGAACTGAACGGAGCTTATCAAAAGTTCGTGGAAGATGCAGCTCGTTTGCTTTACGATGAATTGGACAGCTACAACAGTATCCGTGATTTTGTAGTCCGTTGCGTACACATGGAAAGCTTGCACAGCCATGATGCGGTGAGCAGAATTTGTAAAGGACTCCCGAATGGTTTGAGATAACCGGAGTTGTTTTGTTAAACTAAGCCTCGTTCCATAAAGAGCGGGGCTTTTTTTGTGATTATGAAGTAAGGTTTTCAATGTATAGCCCATCAAATCCCAGGTATCAACTCCAATCAAATCAATAACAATGGCAAATCCTGATTTTTCCAGCCTGAAGGCCTTATATATAAACTGCACGTTGAAAAAATCACCCAGAGAAAGTCATACCCGAAAGCTGATTGATGTGTCTATGAACATCATGGAGAAAGAGGGGGTGGAAGCTGAATGTATCCGTCTGGTTGATCATGATGTAGCCTATGGTGTGTATCCTGATATGAAAGAGCAGGGAGCAGAGAAAGATGAATGGCCGGAGCTATGGGAAAAGGTGAAGGCTGCAGATATACTAATCATAGGAACACCGATCTGGCTGGGAGAAAAATCATCGGTAGCTACCAAACTTATCGAACGGCTTTATGCTATGAGCGGCAAGCAAAATGACAAAGGGCAGTACCTGTTTTATGGAAAGGCCGGTGGGTGTTTGGTTACCGGAAATGAAGACGGAATAAAGCATTGTGCGATGGGTGTATTATACGCCCTGCAGCATATCGGGTACAGCATTCCCCCACAGGCGGATGCAGGCTGGATCGGGGAAGCCGGTCCCGGACCAAGCTATGGAGATAAAAGTGAAGATGGGCCTGTTGGTTTTGATAACGAGTTTACCCAGAAAAATACCACTTTTATGACCTATAACCTGCTTCATTTGGCAAAAATGCTCAAGGAACACGGCGGGTATCCCGCTTATGGAAACTCGAGAAAAGAGTGGGATGATGGCACTCGGTGGAACTTTGAAAACCCGGAATACCGGTAGCTTGACGAACGAATATTGGGTTGTGAAATGATATAGACATCCAGTAAATTAGTCTTGAATTTTCATCAGGCTGCGACATTTGTGCGCATAGTCTTTAAGGTTTTACCGGATGTTTAATTGGTTTAAAAAGAAATCAGCTTCTTCTTTTACAAATGAGGAATGGGTTGAAGCGCTGTCTCCGCCGCCGGAAGATGCAGCCATTTCAAAGCTGAGAGCCTACCTGGTGAGGGGATTAAAAGCCTCTCTGTATAAGTACGTTGATAAAAATCTGGGCGATTTTGTGGAAGACATAGCCCAGGATTCCGTTCTGAAAATTCTCGACAAGCTGGATACCTTTCGCGGAGAGAGTAAATTCACAACCTGGGCCATGAAAATAGCAGTGAGAGAAGGCTATACCGAGCTCAGGAGGAAACGATACGATGATATTTCCCTGCATGATTACGTGAATCCAAAAGGAGAGAAAGAGCATGCGGTTGAGATTGAAGAGAAAGAAGCTTTGCCCGATCAAATTGCACACGAGTCGATGGCCGTTGAGAAGGTGATGAAAGTGATGAACGAACAACTCACCGAAAAACAAAAAACGGTGCTTCAGTATTTAATTATAGATCAAATACCGTTAACGGTTGTGGCTGATAAAATGGATACGAACCGAAATGCGATTTATAAGCTGGTACATGATGCTCGTTTGAAGTTGAAAAACAGTCTGGAGCTGGAAGGCATTGATCCGGAAAAACTTTTGGAGGAGATGTAAGATATGGAAGCGTCAACTCATCAGGTTAAGGCAAGAGATATATAAAAATGAAATTGAATAAACAGATCATAAAAATATTAGTAAGCAGCGTAAAGGCTACGCATGAGCATGAGCTGGGATGTGGGGAATGCTTTGATGAGATTCACGAGTTTGCCGAGATGGAGCTGTTGGGGAAATCTCCCGCAAAAGCCAAGCCGCTGGTTAAAGAGCACCTGGAGAAATGCGGAGAATGCAGAGAAGAGTATAAAGCCCTGTTAAAGGCAATGGAGAACCTGGAAGTGTATCAGTAAGAGTGCGATAAAGGATGAACCGGGCATTCTAAACTTCTAAACAGCTTAGTTTAGGAGAATACATACCGGATATGCACTCGGTTTTGAAAAGTCCTATCTTTAAGGATTAAATATTCATCAAACCATCCTGTTCCCAATGAAGAAAACTCAGTATTCGCTTTTAACTCTTTTTGCTCTTCTTTTTTCAGTAAGCTCTCTTTTTGCCCAAGATCCCATTCCGATTTCTGAAGCCCGTGAGCAGGCCGAAGGAACTACCGTAACCGTTTCGGGGCATGTGACGGTAACCGATGAATTTTCAGGACCCGTTTATTTTCAGGATGAAACCGGGGCCATTGCCTGGTTTGATTATGACAACATGCGGGAAGAATTTACGCTGGACGTACAGCGGGGAGATTCCATTGTTGTAACGGGTGAGATTGGTTTTTTTAATGATCTGTTACAGGTGGTAAATGCCACTTCCTGGGAGTTTTTCCCCGACTCTACTCATAAAACCACTCCTGTGGAAATTTCCGTTGAAGAAATGAATTCCGGTGACTTTGAAAGTCAGCTGGTTTCCATGATTGTGGATATTGATCACACCGGGTCTTTACAAGGGAACACGAATTACGACATTTCCGATAATACCGGAACCGGGGAGCTGCGTATCGACCGTTTTACCAATCTGGTTGGAGCCGAGGCGCCTGAAGGCGTTACCACCATTGTGGGTGTTGTAGGAAGGTTCAGAGACACATTTCAGTTGTTGCCACGCGATACCGAAGATTTAAATGCAGATCCGTTTGAATATCCCGGGGAAGAGGTTTCCAAAGACCAGACTTTTGAAGTAGCAACCTGGAATATTAATTGGTTTGGGTCGGCCAGTAACGGCCCTGATGATGAAGCCGAGCAAATGGCGAATGTAGCAACGGTGATTACCGAGGTGGACGCCGATTTATACGCCTTCCAGGAAATCTCAAATACGGCTGCCTTTGCGGACCTGATTGCCGGGTTGGAAGGTTATGGTGGTTTTATGGCAGATTTCTCCCAAACCCAAAAAACAGCCTTTGTTTTTAAGCGTACCACTATTGACTCGCTCGATTCGGGAATGATTACCTCCGGGATGACACAATCGAACTGGGCAAATGGCCGCTATCCATTATTCTTCCGGTTCAATGCTACTGTAGAAGGAGAAACACGGGAGATTTATGCTTTCAATATTCACGCAAAAGCATTTGATGATTTCAATTCCTATGACCAGAGAGAAAATGCTTCAGCCGAACTTAAGCAATACCTGGACAGTGAAAGAGAAGCCGATAATGTTATCTTTTTAGGTGATTACAATGATACTATTGAGGGATCTATTACATCGGGTCAGGACTCACCCTATGATAATTTTGATCAGGATCAAGAATATACCATCATTACCAAAAGTCTTGAAGAACGAGGATTTGCTTCCCAGGCATCCGGCTCTTTCATCGACCATATAACAATTACCTCAGAACTTACGGATGAATATATCGTGGCAACTGAGCGGGTAGAAAACACCACGTACATTGGAAGTTACCTGAGTTCCACATCTGATCATTATCCAATCTGGACACGCTTTCAGTTTACAACGCTGGTGAGCAATGAGGATGAGTTACACGATCGGCCTGTAAACTTCTCACTGGAGCAGAACTACCCGAACCCGTTTAATCCAACTACCCAAATCAGTTATCGCCTGGCCGAAAGCGATTTTGTGCAGTTGGAAGTATTTGATGTAATGGGTAGAAAAGTGGCAACTCTGGTTAGAGAAAATCAGTCGGCAGGAGAAAAAATTGTTAGCTTTGATGCATCCAACCTTTCGAGCGGGGTGTATATTTACAGGTTATCAACCGCGGGTGGCAAGCAGCTTACAAGGAAGATGATGCTTATTAAATAAGCTGATCATAAAGCGTATTAGAAATTTAAACGCCTTTGTCTGTAGTGGACGAAGGCGTTTTCTTTTTCACCAGCAGACAAGCATCAGTTACCTGAAATGAAGTCCCATCCACCACCGACTTTTGATAGCTGTTGGTATGCTGATCTGCAATCATAAAACCGTTGGTCTTCATCAGTTGGATGAGTTCATCTGCCTCATACAGCACAAAATGATGCCGGGTAAATTCAAGATGTTCGATGCTATGCCGGGGCCGGTATCCAATCAGGAAGATACCTCCAGGTTTCAGTACCCGCTTAATTTCCCGAAGATGTGGTTCAGGTGGGTTGAGGAAATAAATAACGTTATGTGCTATAATTACATCAAATTCGTCATTGCTGAAGGGGAGAGCAGATGTTTCAGCACAGTGGATGGTAAGCTTATCTTCATCAATCAGAGTTGCGTTGCGAGCTTTGGCTTCTTCACACATGTCGGCAGAATAATCAACGCCGGTCAGGATTAGCTCAGGTTCAATCTGAAGATATTGAGAGAAATGGTTTCCATTTCCAAAGCCGATTTCAAGTATGTTCTGGTTGGGTTTCAGCTCAAGAAGTTTAAAAGCCAGATCGTAGAGTCCCTGATTCGATTCGTTTAAAGCCCTGGCAACTTCAAGCCCGTTCTCGCCGGTTGGTTTCTTTAGTTGTTCCGAAAGTTCTTTGGGTTCCATCGCAGATAATACAAAATGGAATTGAAAGAGTTGGTGACGGCTGATTTAATTTAGCCAACGGATTTGTACTCTTTGGTTTGATAATATTTTGGAACCGAATCGATTCGAATGTGCAGCCAGAAAACACCTAAGCCTGAAGTACTCAGCCATCGCGGTTCTTCTCCGATGATATCTAACATCTCCGTGCCGGTACATTGCCAAAGCTTATGGACTTGTGATTCCGGCGCTTCACGGATAAAGGTACCGATATGAGCATATCCCGGACGCTCATCAACAGGGCAGGGAGCAATGAGTTGGGCATCATTTCCTAAATTCTTAAAACTGACCACGTCCCGGTCTTTTTTGAAATAGGAGCTGAAGGTGTGAAAGTCAGGTGACTTTTTAGCGAGAAATTCACTGTTAAGTACATTGCATTGGTAATCCTGCTGCAGGTTGGCAGTCATCATGGGCTTGTTCTCCCAGAAAAAGGCCTCGTAACCCAAGCTGATCAGGTATTCAGTATAGAAAGATCGAAAGGGTGCTTCATTCTTTAACAGCATGAGAAATTGCTGATTTG
This genomic window contains:
- the folE2 gene encoding GTP cyclohydrolase FolE2 — encoded protein: MIKNEIQRFYDPTFTVTDEYKESLPDLQNGPASLIEGANVPIQQVGISNFKLPLKFRRREGEPITLEASVDGYVSLEMDKKGINMSRIMRTFYKFQDKVFHLDRLEEILRAYKDDLESQESFLRVSFNYPLLKDSLRSDMKGYQYYKVSFEGRLDNYNQFQKYMHLDFEYSSACPCSYELSEHARETREVAAIPHSQRSVANVTVALKDEFFVEDLVNICRTALQTETQVMVKREDEQAFAELNGAYQKFVEDAARLLYDELDSYNSIRDFVVRCVHMESLHSHDAVSRICKGLPNGLR
- a CDS encoding ATP-binding protein — translated: MGTFKRDTSELDNIFDFLKQNWAGYEVDENDQRKIELSVEEIFMNMVRHNPNAEFDIKLIVEKKNRKIILSLSDFEEKPFDITQAKGVDFEEYFRKKKSGGLGIHLVKEIMDDIKFVHRNGISTITITKLI
- a CDS encoding STAS domain-containing protein, with the translated sequence MLKIEEVSENELKFIGEFSASQESIASDKLSEHEETLTIDMGELKYISSMGLGVLVKTNHRLNENGHSLRLKNLNSHIKDIFKFTRLDQVFDLID
- a CDS encoding 6-carboxytetrahydropterin synthase, with product MTFVTRRAHFNAAHRLHNPDKSEEWNRETFGKCNLPNWHGHNYIIEVTVTGEPDPETGYTIDLGKLKSIIKEKVLDPCDHKNLNLDVDFLQGIIPTTENLVRAFFDELRPDVEAACSKDGKLYKVKLYETERNIAEYCPYRGL
- a CDS encoding PrsW family glutamic-type intramembrane protease encodes the protein MIQVLEFSFALLPIVIFLIGMWMLDSFQLIKTREVIITILFGFLIAGITVLFHGTILNNTGIDRAALSRYIAPVSEEFLKFLPVIFLIVTRRVGFMVDAAIFGLAVGAGFAIIENLYYLRALEDATLITWFVRGFGTAIMHGCTTAIAAIISKDLFDTKDWPAMISFVPGFLLAVVLHALFNMFLLPPTTSALLITISLPPVLYLVFKKSEAHTRSWLGTGLDSDMELLQILLAGNISQTRIGGYIQSIRDKFPPAVVGDIICYLRVYLELSIKAKGILIMKDSGVELPPDPDVEAQFEELEYLESQIGKIGLLAIQPLLKIDNTDLWQLSLMR
- a CDS encoding sigma-70 family RNA polymerase sigma factor — translated: MADVGDYDLIKRCLNGDNSAFDLLVKRYERQMYRTAWGIVKNSDTAKDITQTGFLKCWKKLHTYNPDFKFYSWLYRIMVNESLNHLRNKKTHSSLSLYHSSGENPYLKLLKKEENRILAKCIGELPTDYRVVIQLRHFEELSYKEIAGILDIEPKTVKSRLYTARIQLREKLL
- a CDS encoding sigma-70 family RNA polymerase sigma factor, which translates into the protein MFNWFKKKSASSFTNEEWVEALSPPPEDAAISKLRAYLVRGLKASLYKYVDKNLGDFVEDIAQDSVLKILDKLDTFRGESKFTTWAMKIAVREGYTELRRKRYDDISLHDYVNPKGEKEHAVEIEEKEALPDQIAHESMAVEKVMKVMNEQLTEKQKTVLQYLIIDQIPLTVVADKMDTNRNAIYKLVHDARLKLKNSLELEGIDPEKLLEEM
- a CDS encoding T9SS type A sorting domain-containing protein: MKKTQYSLLTLFALLFSVSSLFAQDPIPISEAREQAEGTTVTVSGHVTVTDEFSGPVYFQDETGAIAWFDYDNMREEFTLDVQRGDSIVVTGEIGFFNDLLQVVNATSWEFFPDSTHKTTPVEISVEEMNSGDFESQLVSMIVDIDHTGSLQGNTNYDISDNTGTGELRIDRFTNLVGAEAPEGVTTIVGVVGRFRDTFQLLPRDTEDLNADPFEYPGEEVSKDQTFEVATWNINWFGSASNGPDDEAEQMANVATVITEVDADLYAFQEISNTAAFADLIAGLEGYGGFMADFSQTQKTAFVFKRTTIDSLDSGMITSGMTQSNWANGRYPLFFRFNATVEGETREIYAFNIHAKAFDDFNSYDQRENASAELKQYLDSEREADNVIFLGDYNDTIEGSITSGQDSPYDNFDQDQEYTIITKSLEERGFASQASGSFIDHITITSELTDEYIVATERVENTTYIGSYLSSTSDHYPIWTRFQFTTLVSNEDELHDRPVNFSLEQNYPNPFNPTTQISYRLAESDFVQLEVFDVMGRKVATLVRENQSAGEKIVSFDASNLSSGVYIYRLSTAGGKQLTRKMMLIK
- a CDS encoding flavodoxin family protein, coding for MANPDFSSLKALYINCTLKKSPRESHTRKLIDVSMNIMEKEGVEAECIRLVDHDVAYGVYPDMKEQGAEKDEWPELWEKVKAADILIIGTPIWLGEKSSVATKLIERLYAMSGKQNDKGQYLFYGKAGGCLVTGNEDGIKHCAMGVLYALQHIGYSIPPQADAGWIGEAGPGPSYGDKSEDGPVGFDNEFTQKNTTFMTYNLLHLAKMLKEHGGYPAYGNSRKEWDDGTRWNFENPEYR